In one window of Streptomyces sp. FXJ1.172 DNA:
- a CDS encoding RNA polymerase sigma factor SigF encodes MSADQGSSKVLTPATSEAAPKQLDALDVLDGIEAVTALDAVQVPPAEAAAPVPAPPASGDIDTRTLSRSLFLRLAALGEDSPERAYVRDTLIELNLPLVRYAAARFRSRNEPMEDIVQVGTIGLIKAIDRFDCERGVEFPTFAMPTVVGEIKRFFRDTSWSVRVPRRLQELRLALTKASDELSQKLDRSPTVTELAAVLGVSEEDVVDGLAVGNAYTASSLDSPAPEDDGGEGSLADRLGYEDTALEGVEYRESLKPLLAKLPPRERRIIMLRFFANMTQSQIGEEVGISQMHVSRLLTRTLAQLREGLISD; translated from the coding sequence ATGTCCGCAGACCAGGGCAGCTCGAAGGTGCTGACGCCCGCGACGAGCGAGGCAGCGCCCAAGCAGCTCGACGCTCTCGACGTCCTCGACGGCATCGAGGCCGTCACGGCCCTCGACGCCGTGCAGGTCCCGCCCGCCGAGGCGGCCGCCCCTGTCCCGGCCCCGCCGGCCTCGGGGGACATCGACACCCGCACCCTGTCCCGCTCACTGTTCCTGCGGCTCGCCGCCCTCGGCGAGGACAGTCCCGAGCGGGCCTACGTCCGGGACACCCTGATCGAGCTGAACCTGCCGCTGGTCCGCTACGCGGCCGCGCGCTTCCGCTCCCGCAACGAGCCGATGGAGGACATCGTCCAGGTCGGCACCATCGGCCTGATCAAGGCGATCGACCGCTTCGACTGCGAACGGGGCGTGGAATTCCCGACGTTCGCGATGCCGACGGTGGTCGGCGAGATCAAGCGGTTCTTCCGCGACACCTCCTGGTCGGTGCGCGTCCCGCGCCGCCTGCAGGAGCTGCGCCTCGCCCTCACCAAAGCGAGCGACGAACTCTCCCAGAAGCTGGACCGCTCCCCGACGGTGACGGAACTGGCCGCCGTACTCGGCGTCTCCGAGGAGGACGTGGTCGACGGCCTGGCGGTCGGCAACGCCTACACCGCCTCCTCCCTCGACTCCCCGGCCCCCGAGGATGACGGCGGCGAGGGCTCGCTGGCCGACCGCCTCGGCTACGAGGACACGGCCCTGGAGGGGGTGGAGTACCGCGAGTCCCTCAAGCCCCTGCTGGCCAAACTCCCGCCCCGCGAACGCCGGATCATCATGCTCCGCTTCTTCGCCAACATGACCCAGTCGCAGATCGGCGAGGAGGTCGGCATCTCCCAGATGCACGTCTCCCGGCTGCTGACCCGGACGCTGGCGCAGCTGCGGGAAGGCCTGATCTCCGACTGA
- a CDS encoding MFS transporter, with product MATTTPAGVRAHAKHGGGSSAEHAPMTHRQIMEALSGLLLGLFAAILSSTIVTNALPTIIKSIGGGQSAYTWVVTAALLAMTASVPLWGKLADLVSKKALVQISLVIYITGSVVAGLAQNPAMLISARVIQGLGAGGLSALVQVIMAAMISPRERGRYSGYTGATFALATVGGPLLGGVITDTSWLGWRYCLFVGIPFALIALVVLQKTLHLPVARRKVKVDWTGAFFITAAASLLLVWVTFANDKYAWLSWQTYTMVGGTIVLALLFVFTETKAAEPIIPLRFFRNRTITLASLASLFVGIGMYAGTVFFSQYFQLARDKSPTMSGVMTIPMIGGLFVASMVSGRFITSTGRWKGWLVGGGVSLTAGLALLGLMRYDTPYWELSIYMALLGIGVGTMMQNLVLSTQNQVAPHELGAASSVVSFFRSLGGAVGVGVLGSVMSERITHHAKDTITELSPKAQQAAAHAVGSGNLPDMNALPAPVRNWLEGAYGHGIADVFLYAAPFALIAFITVLFIKEVPLRTSGALAQAAQEKAGAVAQAAAPAETAVKNAETAEHAENAGNIVQEPAQQKVPSWATPVVSDTFTEAPALATAAAPAATAVATIAEPGPGGPGGTPVHGFVRGAESAPVPQAAVTLISLSGRQLGRAVAQADGSYSVDAPGTGSYVLIASADGYQPQASTVVVGGEPLSYDILLSGTSGLTGVVRAAGSALPVKDAMVIVTDVRGDLLATAATGEQGEFAFTDLVPGTVTMAVNASGFRPRALPVEVGTTGITRIEIDLDAGARLQGVVRAPHGPLADARVTLVDQAGNVVGTATTGTDGAYAFTDLDSGEYTVIATGYPPVATALSVAGTGVDGHEIELAHPGE from the coding sequence ATGGCAACGACCACACCAGCCGGTGTGCGGGCTCATGCCAAGCACGGGGGAGGCTCCTCGGCCGAGCACGCCCCGATGACGCACCGGCAGATCATGGAGGCGCTGTCCGGCCTGCTCCTGGGCCTGTTCGCCGCCATCCTCTCCTCGACGATCGTCACCAACGCACTGCCGACGATCATCAAGAGCATCGGCGGCGGCCAGTCCGCCTACACCTGGGTCGTCACGGCGGCACTGCTCGCCATGACCGCCTCCGTGCCGCTGTGGGGCAAGCTCGCCGACCTGGTCAGCAAGAAGGCCCTCGTCCAGATATCCCTGGTCATCTACATCACCGGCTCGGTCGTCGCCGGTCTCGCGCAGAACCCGGCGATGCTGATCAGCGCGCGTGTCATCCAGGGCCTCGGCGCCGGCGGTCTGTCCGCCCTGGTGCAGGTCATCATGGCCGCGATGATCTCCCCGCGCGAGCGCGGCCGGTACTCCGGCTACACCGGAGCCACCTTCGCCCTCGCCACCGTCGGCGGCCCGCTGCTCGGCGGCGTCATCACCGACACCTCCTGGCTCGGCTGGCGCTACTGCCTGTTCGTCGGCATCCCCTTCGCGCTGATCGCGCTGGTCGTGCTGCAGAAGACGCTGCACCTGCCGGTCGCCAGGCGGAAGGTCAAGGTCGACTGGACCGGAGCCTTCTTCATCACCGCGGCCGCCTCGCTGCTGCTGGTCTGGGTCACCTTCGCCAACGACAAGTACGCCTGGCTGTCCTGGCAGACGTACACGATGGTGGGCGGCACGATCGTGCTCGCGCTGCTGTTCGTGTTCACCGAGACCAAGGCCGCCGAGCCGATCATCCCGCTGCGCTTCTTCCGCAACCGCACGATCACGCTGGCGTCGCTGGCCTCCCTGTTCGTCGGCATCGGCATGTACGCGGGCACCGTGTTCTTCTCGCAGTACTTCCAGCTGGCCCGCGACAAGTCGCCGACGATGTCCGGCGTCATGACCATCCCGATGATCGGCGGCCTGTTCGTCGCGTCCATGGTCTCCGGCCGCTTCATCACCAGCACCGGCCGCTGGAAGGGCTGGCTGGTCGGCGGCGGTGTCTCCCTCACCGCGGGCCTCGCCCTGCTCGGTCTGATGCGCTACGACACCCCGTACTGGGAGCTGTCGATCTACATGGCGCTGCTCGGCATCGGCGTTGGCACGATGATGCAGAACCTGGTGCTGTCCACGCAGAACCAGGTCGCCCCGCACGAGCTGGGCGCCGCCTCCTCCGTGGTGAGCTTCTTCCGCTCCCTCGGCGGTGCGGTCGGCGTCGGCGTGCTCGGCTCGGTCATGTCCGAGCGGATCACCCACCACGCCAAGGACACCATCACCGAGCTGAGCCCGAAGGCGCAGCAGGCCGCGGCCCACGCCGTCGGCAGCGGCAACCTGCCCGACATGAACGCGCTGCCGGCCCCGGTGCGCAACTGGCTGGAGGGCGCCTACGGCCACGGCATCGCGGACGTCTTCCTCTACGCGGCCCCGTTCGCGTTGATCGCGTTCATCACGGTGCTGTTCATCAAGGAGGTCCCGCTGCGGACGTCCGGCGCGCTGGCCCAGGCCGCGCAGGAGAAGGCCGGGGCGGTCGCGCAGGCCGCCGCCCCCGCGGAGACGGCCGTGAAGAACGCAGAGACCGCAGAGCACGCAGAGAACGCAGGGAACATCGTGCAGGAACCCGCGCAGCAGAAGGTGCCCAGCTGGGCCACGCCCGTGGTGTCGGACACCTTCACCGAGGCACCGGCCCTGGCCACCGCCGCGGCGCCGGCGGCGACCGCCGTCGCCACCATCGCCGAGCCCGGCCCGGGCGGCCCGGGCGGCACCCCGGTGCACGGCTTCGTCCGCGGCGCCGAGAGCGCCCCGGTCCCGCAGGCCGCGGTCACCCTGATCTCGCTGTCCGGCCGCCAGCTGGGCCGCGCGGTCGCCCAGGCGGACGGCTCCTACTCCGTCGACGCCCCGGGCACGGGTTCGTACGTCCTGATCGCCTCCGCCGACGGCTACCAGCCGCAGGCCTCCACCGTGGTGGTGGGCGGGGAACCGCTGTCGTACGACATCCTGCTCAGCGGCACCAGCGGGCTGACCGGTGTGGTCCGGGCAGCCGGGAGCGCGCTGCCGGTCAAGGACGCCATGGTGATCGTCACCGATGTGCGCGGTGACCTGCTGGCCACCGCCGCCACCGGTGAGCAGGGCGAGTTCGCCTTCACCGACCTGGTGCCCGGTACCGTGACCATGGCCGTGAACGCGAGCGGCTTCCGGCCGCGCGCGCTGCCGGTCGAGGTCGGCACCACCGGGATCACCCGGATCGAGATCGACCTGGACGCGGGCGCCCGCCTCCAGGGTGTCGTCAGGGCCCCGCACGGTCCGCTGGCCGACGCCCGGGTGACCCTGGTCGACCAGGCCGGCAACGTGGTCGGCACCGCCACCACCGGCACGGACGGCGCGTACGCCTTCACCGACCTGGACAGCGGCGAGTACACCGTCATCGCGACGGGCTACCCGCCGGTGGCCACCGCGCTGAGCGTCGCCGGCACCGGAGTCGACGGCCACGAGATCGAACTCGCCCACCCCGGCGAGTAG
- a CDS encoding IS5 family transposase (programmed frameshift), producing MVERLVPDELWELFQRVVPEAPSRPQGGGRRRHGDREVLAAIVFVATSGCTWQQLPAASFGPSGPTAHRRFTEWSKARVWAKLHRLVLDELGSRGELDWSRCAIDSVNVRALKGGLTGPNPVDRGKYGSKIHLITERTGLPISIGISGANLHDSQALEPLVRGIPPIRSRRGPRRRRPAKLHGDKGYDYDHLRRWLRQRGIRHRIARKGIESSQRLGRHRWTIERTMAWLAGCRRLHRRYERKAVHFLAFTSIACTLICYRRLTK from the exons ATCGTTGAGCGGCTGGTGCCGGATGAGCTGTGGGAGTTGTTCCAGCGAGTGGTGCCGGAGGCGCCGAGTCGGCCTCAGGGAGGCGGCCGGCGCCGGCACGGTGACAGGGAGGTGCTGGCTGCGATCGTGTTCGTGGCCACGTCGGGCTGTACGTGGCAGCAGCTGCCGGCCGCCTCGTTCGGACCGTCGGGACCCACGGCTCACCGGCGTTTCACCGAGTGGTCGAAAGCCCGGGTGTGGGCGAAGCTCCATCGCCTGGTCCTCGACGAACTCGGCTCCCGGGGTGAACTGGACTGGTCTCGCTGTGCGATCGACTCGGTGAACGTGCGGGCCCTG AAGGGGGGCCTGACAGGTCCGAATCCAGTAGATCGAGGCAAGTACGGTTCGAAGATCCACTTGATCACCGAACGGACCGGATTGCCCATCTCCATCGGCATCTCCGGCGCCAACCTGCACGACAGCCAGGCCCTCGAACCGCTCGTTCGCGGCATCCCGCCCATCCGCTCCCGTCGCGGTCCGCGCCGACGACGGCCGGCCAAGCTCCACGGCGACAAGGGCTACGACTACGACCACCTGCGCCGATGGTTACGCCAGCGCGGCATCCGGCACCGCATCGCCCGTAAAGGCATCGAGTCCTCCCAGCGCCTGGGACGCCACCGCTGGACCATCGAACGCACCATGGCCTGGCTCGCCGGATGCCGCCGCCTGCACCGCCGCTATGAACGCAAGGCCGTCCACTTCTTGGCCTTCACCAGCATCGCCTGCACCCTGATCTGCTACCGCAGACTCACCAAATGA
- a CDS encoding MarR family winged helix-turn-helix transcriptional regulator, giving the protein MAEQAQFEELARQLSAVGAVKRDLGRILPPDCPTGSAAVLTLLGRHGDMRMSKLAELLAVDMSVTSRHVAHVAARGWIERLPDPADRRSRILRLTPSGLAQLDELSRRTTHLLAERLADWTDDEVGQLIRLMTRLRDSFGDCRSVPVRHGFAVAPVLEETTRTPAST; this is encoded by the coding sequence ATGGCCGAGCAGGCGCAATTCGAAGAGCTGGCGCGTCAGCTCAGTGCCGTCGGAGCCGTGAAACGGGACCTGGGGCGGATCCTGCCGCCCGACTGCCCGACCGGCTCGGCCGCCGTGCTGACCCTGCTGGGGCGCCACGGCGACATGCGCATGAGCAAGCTCGCGGAGCTGCTCGCCGTGGACATGTCGGTCACCAGCCGGCACGTCGCGCACGTCGCCGCGCGCGGCTGGATCGAACGGCTGCCGGACCCCGCGGACAGGCGCTCGCGCATCCTGCGCCTGACGCCCTCGGGGCTGGCGCAGCTCGACGAGCTGTCCCGGCGGACCACGCATCTGCTCGCCGAGCGGCTCGCCGACTGGACCGACGACGAGGTCGGCCAGCTCATCCGGCTGATGACCCGGCTGCGCGACTCGTTCGGCGACTGCCGGTCCGTCCCGGTCCGGCACGGCTTCGCAGTCGCCCCCGTACTCGAAGAGACCACCCGTACACCCGCAAGCACGTAA
- a CDS encoding YceI family protein, with protein MGLTAKIRTRDGWAVSHAVVTVTDMTGTQVLRAETDAEGAVRDTTELAPGAYTVIVTAVGYAPAASSAIVTASGRAEVGTVTLARQGGTELPPPGPWTIDPVHSSVAAVAQHLGISSVHGRFTEFGGTIEIAPDDVTKSRVEAVIKAASVDTGNGMRDTHLKSGDFLDVENHPAITYRSTGLTAAGSDRWTVHGELSMHGVVRPVDLDLAYLGTGADPWGGTRAAFRATAELHREDFAMNYNQVLQAGIAAIGTTLKVELDIQAVQGDTLPQA; from the coding sequence ATGGGACTGACCGCGAAGATCCGCACGCGTGACGGGTGGGCCGTGTCGCACGCGGTCGTCACGGTGACCGACATGACCGGTACGCAGGTGCTGCGCGCCGAGACCGACGCCGAGGGAGCCGTACGGGACACCACCGAGCTGGCACCGGGGGCGTACACGGTGATCGTGACAGCCGTCGGCTACGCGCCCGCGGCCTCCTCCGCCATCGTCACCGCGAGCGGCCGGGCCGAGGTCGGCACCGTGACACTGGCCCGGCAGGGCGGCACCGAACTGCCGCCGCCCGGGCCCTGGACGATCGACCCGGTGCACTCCTCCGTCGCCGCGGTCGCCCAGCACCTGGGCATCTCCAGCGTGCACGGCCGGTTCACGGAGTTCGGCGGGACGATCGAGATCGCGCCCGACGACGTCACCAAGTCCCGTGTGGAGGCGGTGATCAAGGCCGCGTCCGTCGACACGGGCAACGGGATGCGCGACACGCACCTGAAGTCCGGGGACTTCCTGGACGTGGAGAACCACCCGGCGATCACCTACCGCTCCACGGGGCTGACGGCGGCCGGCTCGGACCGCTGGACGGTCCACGGCGAGCTGTCGATGCACGGTGTCGTACGACCGGTCGACCTGGACCTGGCCTACCTCGGCACCGGCGCGGACCCGTGGGGCGGCACGCGCGCCGCGTTCCGCGCGACCGCGGAACTGCACCGCGAGGACTTCGCGATGAACTACAACCAGGTCCTGCAGGCCGGTATCGCCGCCATCGGCACGACCCTGAAGGTCGAGCTGGACATCCAGGCGGTGCAGGGCGACACACTGCCCCAGGCGTAG